Proteins encoded by one window of Methanomassiliicoccales archaeon:
- a CDS encoding zinc ribbon domain-containing protein — translation MSLFNKDQGTACPGCGNRIQPTDRFCKYCGRAAAQAAPSPTPSSDQKMRQCTGCGREVPEGLNFCPFCGKPTPGAAPAEAAPAVQSASIQPQPVQMPQSAPGLIPQAPAPAQNPMPRCVGCNREIPEGLKFCPYCARPNPYAFSAPAAPEPPYASQAAAPQSMAQSSGMEKCTACGKEIPSGLKYCPYCGRLASVEQPVQKQAPAPSPMAPPQGPAPLPQPTPLPEPTPMPTPVAPTSTQSTSVPSTAPVIQSATKRCVGCGREINSAMKFCPFCGTADSAPTQAPPSPPGGTRICPGCGKEISITHDFCPACGYPKNPRFY, via the coding sequence ATGAGTTTGTTCAACAAAGATCAAGGAACGGCCTGTCCCGGATGCGGCAACCGGATCCAGCCCACAGACAGATTCTGCAAGTACTGCGGCCGAGCGGCGGCCCAGGCAGCACCGTCACCGACTCCCTCTTCGGACCAGAAGATGAGGCAGTGTACCGGATGCGGGAGGGAGGTCCCTGAAGGGCTGAATTTCTGTCCGTTCTGCGGGAAACCGACCCCTGGTGCCGCACCGGCCGAAGCTGCCCCCGCTGTGCAGTCGGCTTCGATCCAGCCACAACCCGTCCAGATGCCTCAATCGGCCCCCGGCCTCATCCCTCAAGCTCCAGCCCCTGCTCAAAATCCCATGCCTAGATGCGTCGGATGCAATCGAGAGATACCGGAAGGACTCAAGTTCTGTCCTTACTGTGCACGCCCGAATCCCTATGCGTTCTCGGCACCGGCTGCACCTGAACCTCCATACGCCTCCCAGGCAGCGGCTCCACAATCCATGGCCCAATCTTCAGGAATGGAGAAGTGCACGGCCTGTGGCAAGGAGATCCCCTCAGGCCTGAAATATTGTCCATACTGCGGAAGATTGGCCTCTGTCGAGCAGCCGGTCCAAAAGCAGGCCCCGGCACCCTCGCCCATGGCACCGCCCCAGGGACCCGCACCACTGCCACAGCCGACCCCCCTGCCTGAACCTACCCCCATGCCGACACCTGTTGCACCGACATCAACGCAGTCCACTTCCGTGCCGTCCACTGCTCCAGTAATTCAGTCGGCTACCAAGCGTTGCGTGGGCTGCGGCAGGGAGATCAATTCAGCGATGAAGTTCTGTCCGTTCTGCGGTACGGCGGACTCAGCTCCAACGCAAGCACCTCCATCACCACCGGGCGGGACCAGAATTTGTCCAGGCTGCGGCAAGGAGATATCGATAACCCATGATTTCTGTCCCGCATGTGGTTATCCGAAGAATCCTCGCTTCTATTGA
- a CDS encoding zinc ribbon domain-containing protein produces MDQNEKTDCFRCGSEMPSEYAFCPQCGAPRKDFSPSGTDPGEWTCMTCGRKVSNEFRFCPNCGRPAIIPYYAYPFPVQQTEYPDDPTVVHYLLFALSLLVPLLGFLLGFLLTRSDQSPEDRHVGKICIMMAFFWPLIIFLFIVRILVFVSVY; encoded by the coding sequence ATGGACCAGAATGAGAAAACAGATTGTTTCCGTTGCGGAAGTGAAATGCCATCAGAATATGCCTTCTGCCCCCAATGCGGTGCGCCACGGAAGGACTTCTCACCCTCTGGTACGGATCCCGGAGAATGGACATGCATGACATGCGGCCGGAAGGTTTCCAATGAATTCAGATTCTGCCCCAACTGCGGGCGACCCGCGATCATCCCTTACTATGCATATCCCTTTCCGGTACAGCAGACGGAATACCCGGATGATCCCACAGTCGTCCATTACCTCCTTTTTGCCCTCTCGCTGCTTGTGCCTCTACTGGGATTCCTATTGGGATTCCTGCTCACCCGGTCGGACCAATCCCCCGAGGACCGGCACGTTGGCAAGATATGTATAATGATGGCATTCTTCTGGCCGTTGATCATATTCCTGTTCATCGTCAGGATACTGGTCTTTGTTTCAGTATATTGA
- a CDS encoding DUF2085 domain-containing protein: MGPPTDVFGSILWNVGYSLCHQLPERSFFLGGLQMPVCARDTGIYLGFLSALGLFILGRRYESAKAPDRWVIGFAAVGLCLYAFDALSSYLGFRSTTNDIRLLAGLAFGTGIAFLLLSVASTVMFKGNVQRRAFTWRDIAIILPVLAIVSVPFLTDLGPVAYYIMAAAVIAGYLLMLFLMLVLLVSILRSWSLVDSNRYKLLLTTVGLEIVMVSVLWISKHYAWAAITIPD, encoded by the coding sequence ATGGGTCCGCCCACCGACGTTTTCGGTTCCATACTCTGGAATGTTGGCTATTCACTCTGCCACCAGTTACCTGAAAGGTCGTTCTTTCTCGGCGGACTGCAGATGCCGGTCTGCGCTCGTGACACCGGCATATACCTAGGATTCCTTTCCGCGCTAGGATTGTTCATCCTGGGCAGGCGGTATGAGAGCGCGAAGGCACCCGACCGCTGGGTGATCGGTTTCGCGGCCGTGGGTCTTTGTCTATATGCGTTTGACGCGTTGAGCTCTTACCTCGGATTCCGTTCCACGACAAACGATATCCGGTTGCTTGCTGGCTTGGCCTTCGGGACGGGCATTGCTTTTTTACTGCTGTCCGTGGCCTCCACGGTCATGTTCAAGGGGAACGTTCAAAGGAGGGCGTTCACCTGGCGCGATATTGCGATCATTTTGCCGGTCCTGGCGATCGTCTCTGTACCATTTCTTACAGACCTGGGCCCAGTGGCGTATTACATCATGGCGGCCGCAGTGATCGCCGGGTACCTCCTCATGCTGTTCCTGATGCTTGTATTGCTGGTCTCGATCCTACGCTCGTGGAGCCTGGTGGACTCAAACCGCTACAAATTGTTGCTGACAACCGTAGGTCTCGAGATCGTCATGGTATCGGTCCTTTGGATATCCAAGCATTATGCCTGGGCCGCGATCACGATACCGGACTAA